The genomic window GTTGATAATTCCATCGGGCAACGAACACCTTTTGGCACATAAACAAATGTGCCATCAGAAGCGACAGCAGAATTCAATGCGGCAAAAAAATTATCTCGATTAGAAACAACCGTACCGATATATTTTTTTACTAACTCAGGATATTGTTGGATTGCTTCACCGAAAGAGCAAAAAATAATACCCAGTTTTGCTAATTCACTACGATAAGTTGTCGAAACTGAAACCGAGTCAAAGATAGCATCTACCGCAACCGATTTGCCCTCACGTACTGGCACGCCAAGTTTATTGAATGCTTCTTCAACTTCTGTCGTCAGATAATTATTGCTATGGGCATCACTCTCGTCTGCTGATAAATCAGTTTCAGCGTGACAATTTTCATCGCAACCATTACAGGATGGCGCCGCATAATAACTATATTCCTGATAGTTTAAATCAGGATAATAGCCTTTAAGCCAGTGCGGCTCTTCCATACCCAACCAATGTTGATAAGCTTCTAAACGAAACTGTAACATCCAATCAGGTTCATTACGTTTGGCTGAAATGGCTTTGATAATCTCTTCATTGAGGCCTTTAGCTAATTCATCCGTTGCAACTTGAGTGAAAAAACCCTCTTTATAACGATGCTCCGTTAACCATTGTTGAACATCATCACCAATTTCTATATTACGCTGTGACATAATTTAATTCGCTTAAATGCCAAAGCTTTCACCACAACCACAAGCGTGCTGAGCTTTAGGATTATTAAATTTAAATACTTGATTAAGTCCCTCACGAACATAATCAACCTCAGTACCATCAATAAATGGCATTGCTTTTAGAGGTACAAAAAGTTTGGCGCCATTATTTTCAAACAGCAAATATTCTTTGGTTGGATTATCAATCAATGCAATGACATAACCAAATCCTGCACAGCCTGATTGCTTGATATTAAGAGATAATCCTTGACTAGCAGGATTTTTTTTCATTAATTTACGAATTTGAGCAGCCGCTTTATCGGTCATGGTAAGGCCCTGCCAGGTTGTTTCATTTAAAGAAAAAGTATCAACATGCTCTGCCATTATCGACCTCACTAAACTAATATTTTCACTATATTATACTATGTAAGTAACTAGACTTTTTTTGCTTAATACTATATATGGTAATGATAACATTTCTCACTTCAACCATTTATTTTAAGAGGATATTTTTATTAGCGTATTTTTTCAGCAAAAAGTGGCATTTATTTTACTATAATTTCACAATTCCCAATTTATTATATACCTTAACTTATTGATAAATAAATTAAAAAAAACAAAATTAACTAGCAAAGTTATAAATGTTTCAGATGAACAAAAAGTGTTGCAAAAAAATCTACTTTTGTTCTTAATCACGCACAATTAAATTATTGCGGTTGTCAAACGGCAAATACAGCTCAGTTTTAATTGTTCATCAAAGATTTTTATCGACCAGATTTGTTGCCGTCGCCCTAGATGAATCGCACTACATACGCCACGCACTTTGCCTGAAGATACTGACCTAATATGGCTGGCATTAATTTCGCTACCCACCACTTTTTGCTCACCTTGAGTACAGAGATAACCGGCTATCGAGCCTAAGGATTCGGCTAATACCACCGAAGCACCACCATGTAATAATCCAAAGGGTTGCATGGTACGTTGATCAACCGGCATAGTTGCTTCAATCGTATCATCGCTGATACTTAGCATAACAATACCCAAATGAGATAACATGCTGTTTTTACTCCAACTATTAATTTCTTCGAGGGTGTAAGGACGTTGCCAAATCATTTAATAATCTCCAATAATGCTTGTAATGGATGTTTTATTATTTCCTTTTCCATTCGTTTTACTTGACTACGGCAGGAATAGCCGGTTGCTAAACAACGTTTTTGGGGTAATTTTTGTAATTGATTTCCCCAAGATAAGGCATAAATTCCCTTTGAATTTGCCAAGTGTTTAACTTCATGACCATAAGTTCCTGCCATGCCGCAACAGCCAACATTCACATTAATAAGTTGACAACCAAACTGAGCAAAAATTTTAATCCAATGCTGAGCACTAGCAGCAAACAATGACATTTCGGTACAGTGCCCTAATAAATACCATTTTTCAGTTGTTAACTTCGATACGGGCTTTGACGCTAATGCTGTTATCAGCCACTCATTAACTAATTTAACCTCGAAATCACCACGTTTATTACCGAGAATTTGACTATATTCATCGCGATAACAGAGCACTAAAGCTGGATCGATACCGACCATAGGAATTGATAATTTAGCTAAACGGTTAAGAAAATCCGCTGTCTTTTGTGCTGTTTTGGCAAAACGGGTTAAATATCCCTTAATATGTAACGCTTTTCCATTAGCTGAAAAGGGCAATAATATCGGCCGATAACCTAATCTTTCAATTAAATGGATAAAATCAGCAACAACCTTAGCATCATAATAGCTGGTAAAGGGGTCTTGGACGATTAAAACAAATTGGCTGCGCTTCTCTTCTGGTAAACTTTCTAACTGCGACAATGACAGTGATAATGCTGTATGCGCAGCCAATTGTTGTTGTAAGCTGGGCGTAGAAAGCTGGGGAAAATCTGTTAATCCAATCACCCTGTGAGCCAAAGTTTGTACCCACTTTTGCTGTAAAATAAAATTAAACCAACGTGGATGTTTTGCCATTAACGGTAAAGTCAATTCAATATTGGCAACAACATAGTCACTGATTGGTCGCAAATAACGGCTATAATAGAGCGCTAAAAATTTTGCTCTAAAAGTGGGAACATCAATTTTAACTGGGCATTGAGTTGAACACGCTTTACAGGCTAAACAGCCTGCCATCGCTTCTTTTACTTCATGGGAAAAATCATATTGTCCACACTTAGCTCGCAAGGTATGGTATAGGCGTGTTATTTTTTGCGGCCAAGAGAGTTTATAACTATTGATATCCTCGGCAAATAACGCTAGCTTTACGCCTTGCTTAACCTGTAACCTTAACCACTCTCGCATTAAAGTTGCCCTTCCTTTAGGTGAATGAATGCGTTGTTGTGATATTTTCATCGAAGGGCACATTGGACTATTAACATCAAAATTAAAACATAAACCATTGCCATGACATGCCATGACACGCTCAAAAGTTTGCCTTACATCAATAGGGATGATGCGATCATAAGTCCCTCTTTTCACTGTATCGATCGGTATTAACGGACGTTCTACATTAAGCGATGAGCATATTTTGCCTGGATTTAATTGATTAAAGGGATCAAAAGCAGTTTTAATTTGACAAAGTATTTGATAAAGCTTGTCACCAAAAAATTGTCGGCCATAGCTGGAGCGAAAACCTTTGCCGTGTTCTCCCCATAATAAGCCGCCATATTTAGCTGTAAGTTGAACAATTTGATCAGAAATTTGCTTCATTAATACTTCTTGCTGAGGATCACACATATCCATTACCGGGCGAACATGTAATACTCCAGCATCAACATGACCAAACATGCCATAAGCTAAATTATTACGGTCAAGCAACGCACGAAATTCAGCAATATAATCGGCTAAATGCTCTGGCGGCACGCAAGTATCCTCTACGAAAGGTATTGGCTTTGCTAACCCTTTAGTATTAGCCAATAGACCAACCGCTTTTTTTCTCATCGTATAGATACGTTCAATATCTGCTAAATGAGGGCATATTTGATAACCAAGTATGCCAGAATTACCTGCTTGGATTAGCTTATCCAATTGCGAGCATAAACTGGTTAATTGCTGATTAATTTTTTCTTCATTATCCCCACTAAATTCAACAATATTTAATGCTGATATTTTTTTTCATCCACATCGTTAACCAATTTACTTACTGACTGCCAGATAATATCTTGACGCGCTAAAGAGAGAATTTTAGCATCTACCGTTTCTACTTGATAAAGCATTGGCTGCCACCATAAACGGTGCATTACGTAGCGCTGAATCAAATGAGTCATAGTTTATATTAACTAATCGTCTTACTTTAGGTAATGGGGTAATATTTAGCTTAGCTTCGGTAATGAAAGCCAGCGTTCCTTCCGAGCCGGTTAAAATTCGAGTTAAATCAAATTGAGTCATACTATCGTCAAACACGTGACGCAAATCATAACCGGTTAAAAAACGATTTAAACGCGGGAATTTAGCCAGAATTAGCTGTCGCTGCTGACGACAATGTTGATAAACGGTGCGATATATACGGCCAATAGTTGATTGCTGCTGTGAAATACACTCCGCCGATTCAACTGGCATTGGATAGGTTTCTAATACCTCGCCACCCAGTAAAACGGCTTTAATACTCAATACATGATCCGATGTTTTGCCATAAACTAATGAACCTTGACCTGATGCATCAGTATTAATCATGCCACCCAAAGTGGCTCGGTTACTGGTTGATAATTCTGGTGAGAAAAAATAACCGTAAGGTGCCAAAAATTGATTAAGCTGATCTTTTATCACGCCCGCTTCGACCCTAACCCATTTTTGTGACACATCAATTTGCAAAATTTTTTGCATATAGCGCGACAGATCAACCACAATACCCTCAGTCAAAGCCTGACCATTGGTCCCGGTGCCACCTCCTCTAGGCGTAAAGGTTAATGACTGAAATTGTTTATGGCTGGCTAGTTTTGCCAAGAGTTGAACATCACTAGTCGAACGTGGATAGACAACAGCTTGAGGGAGAAGCTGGTAAATACTATTATCTGTTGCCATTGATAAACGTTCAGCATAACTAGTCGTTAAATCACCGCTAAAACCTTGCTCTTTTAATATAGTAAAGTACTTCGTTATCTGTTGACTGATTTGGTGAGAGCGTCCTATACGTGGGATCATGATATTAGTAACTCTTTTTAATTAGTGTTCACTTTGCATTTTATGTACTATCTTTGATTGAGAGTACATACCAGATAAACTTTGGCAATTAACATTTTGTAAACAATACAGTTTCCATTATCACCCTACTTTTATTAGTTACAAAAACATGATTATTGATCTAATAGACAATCGAGAATATCTACCGGTCATTTTTTATAATTAGGCTAATATATGGAAAAAGCGCAATCCCCTAATGATCTACCCAAATTTATATTTAGTATAATTGCTATTTTATTGATGATAACAGCATGTTTTTGGGTATTAAAACCTTTCATACTTGGTTTTCTCTGGGCAGGCATGGTGGTTATTGCAACCTGGCCATTATTTAAAAAAATTGAAGGCAAACTATGGCATAAAAAATGGCTAGCCAGTATAGCGATGACACTAATAGTAATCCTATTATTCGTTATTCCTTTTGCAATCTTAATTGGTAGCATTATACAAAATAGTGGCCCACTAATTGAATGGGCCAAATCACCGGCTGAAATTCGATTACCTGAGTTATTGTGGTTAAAAAATCTCCCCTTTATTGGTAATAAACTTTTTTATGGTTGGCATACACTGGTAGCGAATGGTGGCAACACATTAATTGCTAAACTACAACCTTATGTTGGAGAAGCAACCAGTTGGTTCTTAGCACAAGCTATTAATGCCGGGCGTTTTATGTTTCATCTTATCGTAATGTTACTATTTAGTGCATTACTCTATCTAAAAGGTGAAAGTGTTATATCAAGTATCCGACATTTTGCCATTCGCCTGGCTGGTACAAGAGGCGATACGGCTATTCTACTCGCTGGTCAATCAATCCGTGCCGTTGCATTAGGTGTTGTTGTAACCGCATTAATACAAGCGATTACCAGTGGTATTGGTTTAGCTTTAGCAGATGTTCCTTACGCTGCAATATTAACAATTCTTATCTTTGTATGTTGTGTTGCCCAACTTGGCCCTTTATTGATTATGGTGCCCTCTATAATATGGTTATTCTGGTCAGGCGATACCAGCTGGGCCATTATTATGATTGTATGGAGCATCATTGTCGCAACAATGGATGGTGTACTACGTCCTATCTTAATAAAGATGGGTGCGAATTTATCAATGATCCTGATTTTAATTGGCGTTATTGGTGGAATTTTATCATTTGGTGTAATTGGTCTTTTTATTGGCCCAGTAGTTTTAGCTGTCTCGCATAATTTACTAACTGCCTGGATGAATGAGGTCGAGAAACCAACCAAATTATCAAACAATTTAACCAAAACTAATTTATATAAGAATGATTCTTAAATAAAAAAGATTGTCTTAATTAATATTGTTGTTAATCATTATACTTAAATTATTTGAAAATTGTTCTGTTAAAAATTTACCAAAATATCGATTAATTGAACGTAATTAAATTCCATTAATTTTAACATTAATATGATTAAATAATAATCTTATATAATTACACTTGAAAGTAAAATTTTTATTGAGATAATTCTTAGTGATAAAACCTTAGAGTTATCTTAATATAATGCTTATAGATTAACCTGTTTATGAATTATTAGTTTCATTTATTTTTGGCATTATTATGCAATATAAAAATGATGAAACCTAGAGAATATTGCTGTGTGTAGTCTTTGCCTGTCAGCCCATGATAGGCTTTTTTTTTCTGTATTATTCAATATAATACATAATAATATATTGATTTATAAGAATATTATTGGATTATATTTATAGGGTCTAAAGAGTAACTTTGATAAAATAAGATACTTACCCACAAATATTCATATTTTTAATTAAACCTGAAAAATATTGATTAATAAAAGAACATACATAAATTTTACCTGTTATTAATTTACCGTTCGATTGACTATCTAATACCATATATTATTATTTGATTTTTATTCTATAACAGCAAATAAACCTTATTTTATATCATAATCTGGTCTGTCATCTGTCCAGATATAATTGAACATATAATTTACAAAATTAAACTATATTATTTTTTTTAACCTCACTGAATATAAATAAAATAGTAAAAATAACCTAAAGTTAACAATAAATAAATGAATAAAAAATCATGAAAACAAAATAAAAGTTTGGAATGATACCTTCTGTTTATAATGTAAACAAATATAATTAATTATTTAAAAAACACTATTTTATTATATAATTGAATTTAGATTGAAAAACATATTTATTATCTATTTAACCGTTCAATATATGAATAAAAAACTATAAAAAACTATAAAAAACTATAAAAAACTATAAAAAACAGATAAAAATAACTGATTATTCTAATATCCTATAAAACAATAATTCTAATTTATAAAAATTATTTATATTTTTTCAACCGCTTTTTATGAGAATAATTCTATTTCATTGTTTTTAAAATAAATTTTGCAAATATTTATCATTATTTCACTTTATTACTGTTTATCTATAGAGGGAAAAACTTGATTAACAACAAGACAATAATGATAATAATTATCATTACCATTATTTGGTTATATCTCTTCAATATCAACACACTCAGCCAAAGTAATCTACTTATATGAATAAACTCAGCCAAAGTAATCTACTTAATTCAGATATAAAGCAAATATCAACCCCAGTAATTAATACCATTAATAGCCAACATCTATTGAATCAAAAAGGAATTGCGAATATCTACCATCAAGGTGAAATTTATCAATTACGCCAGACAAGAGCAGGCAAATTGATTTTAACCAAATAGAATTTAATCAACACCAAGCCACCTAACTACTATCAGGCAGCCAACGTTTAGATCTACTATAATTATA from Arsenophonus sp. aPb includes these protein-coding regions:
- a CDS encoding hotdog fold thioesterase, whose product is MIWQRPYTLEEINSWSKNSMLSHLGIVMLSISDDTIEATMPVDQRTMQPFGLLHGGASVVLAESLGSIAGYLCTQGEQKVVGSEINASHIRSVSSGKVRGVCSAIHLGRRQQIWSIKIFDEQLKLSCICRLTTAII
- the hemP gene encoding hemin uptake protein HemP, with the translated sequence MNKLSQSNLLNSDIKQISTPVINTINSQHLLNQKGIANIYHQGEIYQLRQTRAGKLILTK
- the sufA gene encoding Fe-S cluster assembly scaffold SufA, with protein sequence MAEHVDTFSLNETTWQGLTMTDKAAAQIRKLMKKNPASQGLSLNIKQSGCAGFGYVIALIDNPTKEYLLFENNGAKLFVPLKAMPFIDGTEVDYVREGLNQVFKFNNPKAQHACGCGESFGI
- the ydiK gene encoding AI-2E family transporter YdiK; translated protein: MEKAQSPNDLPKFIFSIIAILLMITACFWVLKPFILGFLWAGMVVIATWPLFKKIEGKLWHKKWLASIAMTLIVILLFVIPFAILIGSIIQNSGPLIEWAKSPAEIRLPELLWLKNLPFIGNKLFYGWHTLVANGGNTLIAKLQPYVGEATSWFLAQAINAGRFMFHLIVMLLFSALLYLKGESVISSIRHFAIRLAGTRGDTAILLAGQSIRAVALGVVVTALIQAITSGIGLALADVPYAAILTILIFVCCVAQLGPLLIMVPSIIWLFWSGDTSWAIIMIVWSIIVATMDGVLRPILIKMGANLSMILILIGVIGGILSFGVIGLFIGPVVLAVSHNLLTAWMNEVEKPTKLSNNLTKTNLYKNDS